The following are from one region of the Staphylococcus schleiferi genome:
- a CDS encoding methionine ABC transporter permease, with product MGKSFSEILQEMITMPNVRWPDVWVATYETLYMTIISTAFSFIFGLILGVILFLTSKSKSKAGRVFYSIVSFIVNLFRAIPFIILILLLIPFTSLLLGTISGPTGALPALIIGASPFYGRLVEIALKEIDKGVIEAAKSMGATTWTVVLKVLIPESLPALISGITVTAIALVGSTAVAGVIGAGGLGNLAYLTGFTRNQNDVILVSTILILILVFIIQFLGDWITNKIDKR from the coding sequence ATGGGTAAGAGTTTTAGCGAAATACTTCAAGAGATGATAACAATGCCGAATGTACGTTGGCCTGATGTTTGGGTAGCGACATATGAAACGCTATACATGACAATCATCTCAACAGCATTCTCATTTATATTTGGGCTCATTTTAGGTGTGATTCTGTTTTTAACATCTAAAAGTAAATCTAAAGCAGGTCGTGTATTTTATAGTATTGTTTCTTTCATTGTGAATTTATTTAGAGCGATACCATTTATCATTTTGATTTTATTATTAATTCCATTTACAAGTTTACTTTTAGGCACAATCAGTGGTCCAACAGGTGCTTTACCTGCTTTAATCATTGGGGCATCCCCTTTCTACGGCCGACTCGTAGAAATTGCACTTAAAGAGATTGATAAAGGCGTTATTGAAGCGGCGAAATCAATGGGAGCGACAACTTGGACAGTCGTATTAAAAGTATTGATACCAGAATCACTACCAGCCTTAATTTCAGGTATTACTGTAACAGCGATTGCTTTAGTAGGATCAACAGCAGTAGCAGGTGTTATCGGTGCAGGTGGTTTAGGTAACTTGGCATACTTAACAGGATTTACGCGAAATCAAAACGACGTTATTTTAGTTTCAACCATTTTAATATTAATTTTGGTATTTATTATTCAATTCTTAGGGGATTGGATAACAAATAAAATAGATAAACGCTAA
- the gcvH gene encoding glycine cleavage system protein GcvH yields MAVPSELKYSKEHEWVKVEGQTATIGITDFAQSELGDIVFVELPEVEDELTEGETFGSVESVKTVSELYSPVSGKVIEVNEGLEDEPEAVNESPYEKAWMVKVELSDESQLDALLSAADYEQMIGE; encoded by the coding sequence GTGGCAGTGCCAAGCGAATTAAAATATTCTAAAGAACACGAATGGGTAAAAGTTGAAGGTCAAACAGCAACAATTGGAATTACAGATTTTGCGCAAAGCGAATTAGGTGATATCGTCTTTGTTGAGCTTCCAGAAGTGGAAGATGAACTTACTGAAGGTGAAACTTTCGGTAGTGTGGAATCAGTTAAAACTGTTTCTGAATTATATTCTCCTGTATCAGGAAAAGTCATCGAAGTGAATGAAGGTTTAGAAGACGAACCTGAAGCGGTTAACGAATCACCTTACGAAAAAGCTTGGATGGTAAAAGTTGAATTAAGCGATGAAAGCCAATTAGATGCATTACTAAGTGCAGCTGATTATGAACAAATGATTGGTGAATAA
- a CDS encoding thioredoxin family protein — protein MQRITNMESFNQIIQSEQPVIIKFEAGWCPDCKAMDMWIDPIIEKYNQYEWYSVDRDELDQAVEEYEVMGIPSILIFKDGQKLHHLHSANAKSPEQVESYLAESLG, from the coding sequence ATGCAACGCATTACTAACATGGAATCATTCAATCAAATCATCCAAAGCGAGCAACCTGTTATTATTAAATTTGAAGCTGGCTGGTGTCCAGACTGTAAAGCGATGGATATGTGGATTGATCCAATTATTGAAAAATACAATCAATATGAATGGTATTCTGTTGATCGTGATGAACTTGATCAAGCAGTGGAAGAATACGAAGTTATGGGTATTCCAAGTATTTTAATCTTTAAAGATGGCCAAAAATTACACCACTTACACTCTGCTAATGCAAAATCACCTGAACAAGTTGAAAGCTACTTAGCTGAAAGCTTAGGCTAA
- a CDS encoding toprim domain-containing protein, which produces MAMINKVIVVEGKSDKKRVQEVLLEPVEIICTHGTMGIEKLDNMIEYLYDKQVYILVDSDAEGRKIRKWFTTYLSERIDIFIDTNYSEVARCPRDYLSNVLQHFGFKVKKDFYVKGKYSYHECFRAIEQYI; this is translated from the coding sequence ATGGCGATGATCAATAAGGTTATTGTTGTAGAAGGTAAATCTGATAAAAAACGTGTTCAAGAGGTGTTGTTAGAACCTGTCGAAATTATATGTACACATGGAACGATGGGAATTGAAAAATTAGACAATATGATTGAATATTTGTATGATAAACAGGTCTACATTTTAGTAGATTCAGATGCGGAAGGTCGAAAAATCCGCAAATGGTTTACAACTTATTTGAGTGAGCGCATCGATATTTTCATCGATACGAATTATAGTGAAGTGGCACGTTGTCCACGCGATTACCTCTCTAATGTATTACAACATTTTGGATTTAAAGTAAAAAAAGATTTTTATGTTAAAGGGAAGTATTCATATCATGAGTGTTTCAGAGCAATTGAACAATATATATAG
- a CDS encoding LLM class flavin-dependent oxidoreductase has translation MSKKQIHLNGFVQQSPSPHSIGLWKHEKDKGHLHGDIEYWTHLAQTLEKGKFDALFMADVLGTYSVYENSHRAATKYAVQFPAYDPIATISAMAAVTKHLGFAPTVSTTYAKPYQLARQLSTLDHLSKGRIGWNVVTSYLESEAVNLGLTERLPKETRYDRADEFLEVTYKLWEKSWDDQAIVRDIDSDTYTDPDKVNLIHHKGKFFNVPGPHLVDPSPQRTPVIFQAGASSRGRDFAAKHAEAVFTTQHSLDACKAYVADVRARAEKFGRDKNSLLFLPLIMPIIGETEEAAEEKHQALVELVSYEGTAALLSGHTGIDFSQYDPDQYLESIETGAIQHAMDMYTKDPNRKWTLREAIKFHGLGTGPVRFVGTPEKIADQLEEWIRDADVDGFNVAQAYSPGTLEEFVEKVVPVLQERGIYRQDYEGETLRENLFGKGAKYIREDHPARQLSN, from the coding sequence ATGTCAAAGAAACAAATACATTTAAACGGTTTTGTCCAACAGTCTCCATCACCGCATTCCATAGGTTTATGGAAACACGAAAAAGATAAAGGGCATCTTCATGGAGATATCGAATATTGGACGCATCTTGCGCAAACACTCGAAAAAGGAAAGTTTGATGCCCTTTTTATGGCTGACGTTTTAGGGACTTATAGTGTTTATGAAAATTCTCATAGGGCTGCCACAAAATATGCAGTTCAATTTCCTGCTTATGATCCTATTGCAACGATTTCAGCAATGGCAGCAGTTACGAAGCACCTCGGTTTTGCACCTACCGTATCGACAACATATGCAAAACCTTATCAATTAGCGCGACAACTCTCTACACTAGATCACTTATCTAAAGGACGCATCGGATGGAATGTCGTTACCTCTTATTTAGAAAGTGAGGCTGTCAACTTAGGTCTCACAGAGCGCTTGCCAAAAGAAACACGCTATGATCGTGCGGATGAATTTTTAGAAGTCACTTACAAATTATGGGAAAAGAGTTGGGATGACCAAGCTATCGTCAGAGATATTGACAGTGATACATATACTGATCCTGATAAAGTCAACTTAATTCATCACAAAGGCAAGTTTTTCAATGTTCCGGGTCCTCATCTTGTTGATCCTTCACCGCAACGAACACCTGTTATTTTCCAAGCAGGCGCATCTTCACGGGGTCGTGATTTTGCAGCAAAACATGCAGAAGCCGTCTTTACGACTCAGCACTCTTTAGATGCTTGTAAAGCTTATGTCGCGGATGTAAGAGCACGCGCAGAAAAATTCGGGCGTGATAAAAACTCATTGTTATTTTTACCGCTTATTATGCCAATCATTGGAGAAACTGAAGAAGCAGCTGAAGAAAAACATCAAGCATTGGTCGAACTGGTCAGTTATGAAGGAACAGCTGCTTTATTGAGTGGACATACCGGTATTGATTTCTCTCAATACGATCCAGATCAATATCTAGAAAGCATTGAAACCGGTGCGATTCAACATGCTATGGATATGTATACTAAAGACCCAAATCGCAAATGGACGTTGAGAGAAGCGATTAAATTTCATGGCTTAGGGACAGGTCCAGTCCGCTTCGTAGGTACACCTGAAAAGATTGCAGATCAACTGGAAGAATGGATTCGTGATGCTGATGTAGACGGATTTAATGTTGCACAAGCCTATTCTCCGGGCACACTTGAAGAGTTTGTTGAAAAAGTGGTTCCAGTCCTTCAAGAAAGAGGCATTTATCGACAAGATTATGAAGGAGAGACACTTCGAGAAAACCTATTTGGTAAAGGTGCAAAATACATTCGTGAAGATCATCCAGCACGTCAACTTTCAAATTAA
- a CDS encoding methionine ABC transporter ATP-binding protein, giving the protein MIELKNIVKKYESKSKSVTAVDHVDLKIEKGSIYGIIGFSGAGKSTLIRLFNYLETPTSGDVVIVGDNIGQLSKADLRKKRQKVSMIFQHFNLLWSRTVLDNIIFPLEIAGVAKSEAKQTALELVERVGLKGREHAYPSELSGGQKQRVGIARALANDPEVLLCDEATSALDPQTTDEILDLLLQLKKEKNLTIIIITHEMHVIRRICDEVSVMENGRVIEQGKVSDIFENPQHAVTRRFVQEDLKPSDESDELVATFPLAKDDILIKLTFSGDNTTRPILSHLSQEYHLSANILEGNIKHSKTGTIGYLLVHIQDVSKINFDEVQADLESQNIDVEVVSHG; this is encoded by the coding sequence ATGATTGAGCTTAAAAATATCGTTAAAAAGTACGAGAGTAAATCAAAATCTGTGACAGCTGTAGATCATGTTGACCTAAAGATAGAGAAGGGTTCAATCTATGGTATTATCGGATTTTCTGGTGCTGGTAAAAGTACTTTAATACGATTATTTAATTATCTAGAAACACCTACATCGGGCGATGTGGTTATCGTCGGGGATAACATAGGTCAGCTAAGTAAAGCAGATTTACGTAAAAAACGACAAAAAGTCAGCATGATTTTCCAACACTTTAATTTATTGTGGTCAAGAACGGTATTGGATAATATTATTTTTCCACTAGAAATTGCAGGTGTTGCAAAAAGTGAAGCAAAGCAGACAGCATTAGAGCTCGTTGAACGTGTCGGTTTGAAAGGGAGAGAGCATGCGTATCCTTCTGAATTATCAGGTGGTCAAAAACAGCGTGTCGGCATTGCCCGCGCACTGGCCAATGATCCAGAAGTCTTACTGTGTGACGAAGCAACAAGTGCACTTGACCCTCAAACGACAGATGAAATATTAGATTTACTTTTACAACTTAAAAAGGAAAAGAACTTAACGATTATTATTATTACGCATGAGATGCACGTCATTCGTCGAATTTGTGATGAAGTATCTGTAATGGAAAATGGTCGTGTCATTGAGCAAGGTAAAGTTTCTGATATTTTTGAAAATCCACAGCACGCAGTGACACGTCGCTTTGTTCAAGAAGACTTGAAACCGAGTGATGAGAGCGATGAGCTTGTAGCGACATTTCCTCTAGCAAAGGATGATATTTTAATTAAATTGACTTTTTCTGGCGATAATACAACACGTCCGATATTGTCCCATCTTTCGCAAGAATATCATCTTTCAGCCAATATTTTAGAGGGGAATATTAAACATTCAAAAACGGGCACTATAGGCTATTTACTCGTGCACATTCAAGATGTCTCAAAAATAAATTTTGATGAAGTACAAGCGGACTTAGAGTCACAAAATATCGATGTAGAGGTGGTCAGTCATGGGTAA
- a CDS encoding arsenate reductase family protein — MIKFYHYPNCTTCKKAAKFLSDHGVSYEPIDIVQHTPTEKEFRQIIEKSGLDIKKFFNTHGAKYRALNLKDKLENMNEDEKLSLLASDGMLVKRPLAILGDKVTVGFNEEVYRNTWLS, encoded by the coding sequence ATGATCAAATTTTATCATTATCCAAATTGTACAACATGTAAAAAAGCAGCGAAATTTTTATCTGATCATGGTGTAAGCTATGAACCTATCGATATTGTACAGCATACACCGACAGAAAAAGAATTTCGTCAAATTATAGAAAAATCAGGCTTGGATATTAAAAAGTTCTTTAATACACATGGCGCAAAATACAGAGCGTTAAACCTTAAAGACAAATTAGAAAATATGAATGAAGATGAAAAATTAAGTTTACTTGCTTCTGATGGCATGTTAGTAAAGCGACCATTAGCGATCTTAGGTGATAAAGTGACAGTCGGCTTTAATGAAGAGGTCTATCGCAATACTTGGCTATCATAA
- a CDS encoding nitroreductase: MELREAISSRRSIKKFKRDMYIDESALKEAILEAADAPNHGMREPWRVVYVPKNKLGEMSREISKYAFPKDKEKQESHYEAVTNLGGFLALIMTCDARQREENENYLAIGAFAQNLLLLLYEKGIGTCWKTPDYIFKPKIRTIFGVAPDEKLVGFIYLTDLEDEADFPKVERKNRGILTEYI, translated from the coding sequence ATGGAGCTTCGTGAAGCAATTAGTTCAAGAAGAAGTATTAAGAAGTTCAAAAGGGATATGTATATTGATGAGTCTGCATTGAAAGAAGCAATATTAGAAGCGGCTGACGCACCAAATCATGGTATGCGCGAACCGTGGCGCGTTGTCTACGTGCCTAAAAATAAATTAGGCGAAATGAGCCGAGAAATATCAAAATATGCATTCCCAAAAGATAAAGAGAAACAAGAAAGTCATTATGAGGCCGTTACAAATTTGGGAGGATTTTTAGCGCTTATTATGACATGTGATGCGAGACAGAGAGAAGAAAATGAGAACTATCTAGCTATCGGTGCCTTCGCACAAAATCTATTGTTGTTATTGTATGAAAAAGGCATCGGAACATGTTGGAAAACACCGGATTATATTTTTAAACCCAAAATCAGAACTATCTTTGGCGTGGCGCCAGATGAAAAACTTGTTGGTTTTATTTATTTAACAGACTTAGAGGATGAGGCAGATTTTCCGAAAGTAGAACGCAAAAATAGAGGGATATTAACAGAGTATATTTAG
- a CDS encoding GNAT family N-acetyltransferase — MIKILTDNDASQFKKLMTEAYQNDPLTFLHEFNTPPEITDEEIHNLLNPENQNTNLVFGAFQDETLVGFLQLYHSQHITKKHKAFIQSLYVTPQYRDESLAHQLIDAFIQYAKNHGIENIMVSVASNNITAKVFFDKIGFEFLGLEEKARKIDDHYIEEHWLIYYTC, encoded by the coding sequence ATGATTAAAATATTAACCGATAATGATGCCAGTCAATTTAAAAAACTCATGACTGAAGCTTACCAGAATGATCCACTCACTTTTTTACACGAATTCAATACTCCCCCTGAAATTACAGACGAAGAAATCCACAATCTTCTCAATCCTGAAAATCAAAATACAAATCTCGTTTTCGGTGCTTTTCAAGATGAAACGCTCGTTGGATTTTTACAACTTTACCATAGCCAGCACATCACTAAAAAACACAAAGCCTTTATCCAAAGTTTATATGTCACACCTCAATATCGCGATGAATCGCTAGCCCATCAATTAATCGATGCCTTTATTCAATATGCCAAAAATCATGGCATAGAAAATATTATGGTATCTGTTGCATCAAATAATATTACAGCTAAAGTATTCTTTGACAAAATTGGTTTCGAATTTTTAGGCCTAGAAGAAAAAGCTAGAAAAATCGATGATCATTATATCGAGGAACATTGGCTGATTTACTACACATGTTAG
- a CDS encoding thioredoxin family protein codes for MSVSEQLNNIYRNSDQNVHLIFGYTPMCGTCKMSERMLDIANEMTQLPIVKIDLNFHPDWSQANEIQSVPVLMIMHYDQEVERLYAFQSVPYLLEKLKKVIDAC; via the coding sequence ATGAGTGTTTCAGAGCAATTGAACAATATATATAGAAATAGTGATCAAAACGTTCATCTCATATTCGGTTATACACCGATGTGTGGGACATGTAAAATGTCTGAAAGAATGTTAGATATTGCCAATGAGATGACACAATTACCAATTGTGAAAATAGATTTAAATTTTCACCCAGATTGGAGTCAAGCAAATGAAATACAGTCTGTGCCTGTGTTAATGATCATGCATTATGATCAAGAAGTAGAAAGATTGTATGCTTTTCAATCTGTACCGTACTTATTAGAAAAATTAAAAAAAGTGATTGACGCATGTTGA
- a CDS encoding D-2-hydroxyacid dehydrogenase, with the protein MTKIKVFDVREDELPALQQWIEAHKGTVEVELTASPLNEQQLETLDDVDGVTISQTTSFDSAYYERLVDKGIHHIAQRSAGYDQFDLEVANQYGVKISNVPSYSPQSIAEFAVTRTLELVRHTPQIDKNIATQEFTWNLNLQGRTIESLKIGVLGTGRIGRRAAKIFSGFGSEVLAYDLLPDDDLRDVVTYVDSLEELVSKVDVLTLHIPGSKENHYLINEAILRQAKPGLIIINAARGSVLDTQALLKSLDEGIVASAAIDTYENEGAYFRHDWGNKKLDDPVLQTLLEHENVLVSPHVAFYTDEAVKNLVDIPLEDVLSFITTGQAVNIVNP; encoded by the coding sequence ATGACAAAAATTAAAGTATTTGATGTTAGAGAAGATGAGTTACCAGCGCTTCAACAATGGATTGAAGCGCATAAAGGGACAGTTGAAGTAGAATTAACAGCGTCTCCTTTAAATGAGCAACAACTTGAAACATTAGATGATGTCGATGGGGTGACAATTTCGCAAACGACATCATTTGATAGTGCTTACTATGAGCGATTAGTAGATAAAGGGATTCATCATATCGCACAGCGTTCAGCAGGTTATGATCAATTTGATTTAGAAGTTGCCAACCAATACGGCGTTAAAATTTCCAATGTGCCAAGTTATTCTCCTCAATCCATTGCTGAATTTGCGGTTACACGTACATTGGAATTAGTACGTCACACACCACAAATTGATAAAAATATTGCGACACAAGAATTTACTTGGAACTTAAATCTACAGGGACGTACCATAGAATCGCTAAAAATTGGGGTCTTAGGTACCGGTCGTATCGGACGCCGCGCTGCTAAAATTTTTAGTGGTTTTGGTTCAGAAGTTTTAGCTTATGACTTACTTCCTGATGATGATTTGAGAGATGTTGTGACATATGTGGATAGCTTGGAAGAACTCGTTTCAAAAGTAGATGTATTAACATTACATATTCCTGGCTCAAAAGAAAACCATTATTTGATTAATGAGGCGATACTACGTCAAGCGAAACCAGGCCTTATTATCATTAATGCTGCCCGTGGTAGCGTTTTGGATACACAAGCCCTCCTTAAAAGTTTAGATGAAGGGATTGTTGCAAGTGCGGCAATCGACACCTATGAAAATGAAGGGGCATATTTTAGACATGATTGGGGAAATAAAAAATTAGATGATCCAGTGTTACAAACGTTGTTAGAACACGAAAATGTGTTGGTTTCTCCACATGTTGCATTCTATACGGATGAAGCCGTTAAAAATTTAGTGGATATCCCACTAGAAGATGTTTTATCATTTATTACGACAGGTCAAGCTGTAAATATTGTCAATCCATAA
- the aroD gene encoding type I 3-dehydroquinate dehydratase, which produces MRKGESPLKTQIVASFMPRQKQLSNEQRALIQQNAAYFDILELRIDALTECHTIVVEQLIDQILENYPTKPFEILVTYRTQSQGGEGHYERKDYFKLLRGLTQLKQIDLIDIEWVPDQQERGEIVSQIHQAGMVSIASYHNFEETPPIEVLKKTYYHMSQLGANHLKIAVMPRTTQDVLVLLQALSETSDALQQWVTGISMSQLGLISRTAQNTFGGALSYGALEKGVAPGQLHVKQLAEVLPLYSLFES; this is translated from the coding sequence ATGAGAAAAGGTGAATCGCCATTGAAAACACAAATTGTAGCAAGTTTTATGCCACGTCAAAAGCAGTTATCAAATGAACAACGCGCATTGATTCAACAAAATGCGGCTTATTTTGACATTCTTGAATTGCGAATTGACGCCTTAACAGAATGTCACACCATTGTTGTCGAACAACTTATCGATCAAATTTTAGAAAACTATCCAACTAAGCCATTCGAAATCTTAGTGACTTATCGTACACAAAGTCAAGGTGGAGAAGGGCATTACGAAAGGAAAGACTACTTTAAGTTGTTGCGCGGATTAACACAATTAAAACAGATTGATTTAATTGATATTGAATGGGTGCCTGATCAACAAGAGCGAGGGGAGATTGTATCACAAATTCACCAAGCGGGAATGGTTTCGATTGCTTCATACCATAACTTTGAAGAAACACCACCGATAGAAGTGTTGAAAAAAACCTACTATCATATGTCTCAACTAGGAGCCAATCATTTAAAAATTGCAGTCATGCCGAGAACGACACAAGATGTGTTAGTGCTACTACAAGCGCTTTCTGAAACGAGTGACGCCTTGCAACAGTGGGTGACAGGGATATCAATGTCACAATTAGGTTTGATTTCACGAACTGCTCAAAATACTTTTGGTGGGGCACTTTCATATGGTGCATTGGAAAAAGGGGTGGCTCCCGGTCAACTTCATGTTAAACAATTGGCAGAAGTACTTCCATTGTACAGTTTATTTGAAAGTTAA
- a CDS encoding organic hydroperoxide resistance protein, producing the protein MSTIYETTATNTGGRKGHVQTDDKKLEFDLAPPDNAKENETNPEQLFATGYASCFNGAFDLILKRNGFRKAEPVVDLTVKLQEDPDSESPKLAVDIRAKVKNISQEDAEKSLEEAHAFCPYSKATKGNIDVTLDVEVVE; encoded by the coding sequence ATGTCAACAATTTATGAAACAACTGCAACTAATACAGGTGGTCGTAAAGGTCACGTACAAACAGACGATAAAAAATTGGAATTTGACCTAGCGCCTCCTGATAACGCTAAAGAAAATGAAACAAACCCTGAACAACTTTTCGCAACAGGTTATGCTTCATGTTTCAATGGTGCTTTTGATTTAATCTTAAAACGAAACGGTTTTCGTAAAGCAGAGCCCGTTGTCGATTTAACGGTTAAACTTCAAGAAGACCCTGACAGTGAAAGCCCTAAATTAGCCGTTGATATACGCGCAAAAGTTAAAAACATCTCACAAGAAGATGCTGAAAAATCACTAGAAGAAGCACATGCCTTTTGCCCTTATTCAAAAGCTACAAAAGGCAACATCGATGTAACACTTGATGTAGAAGTTGTTGAATAG
- a CDS encoding MFS transporter has product MKISVSKLGFPPSLLWGYVGVLIFMMGDGLEAAWISPYLIDHGLTLQQAAYVTTGYGVTIAIASWFSGVLVEMFGPRKVMLTGTVIYIIGQILFISWALPSEQYFLMIITYSVRGFGYPLFAYAFLVWITYRSPQHKLGTAVGWFWFVFVAGMYVFGAYYSSIAIKVLEYIGTLWTALIWVIIGALLAIVANKDIFVKNESHSHKNKWQQLLEGFTIVAYEPRVVVACLVRVINSIATYAFPLFLPVYLSEKGITTTTWLNIWGTIFTSNVIFNLIFGWIGDKLGWRTTIRWFGGVGCALFTIGLYFVPQWFGGNVILIAIIGILWGICLAGFVPINALTPSLVGDSHKGAAMSLLNLGAGLCVFIGPGLVGLLHDTIGTRGLMWLIAAIYLSSAFLVQLLKTPEERNIITKDPYAEG; this is encoded by the coding sequence ATGAAAATTTCAGTCTCAAAGCTTGGATTTCCACCTTCATTATTATGGGGCTACGTAGGTGTTTTAATATTTATGATGGGAGACGGTTTAGAAGCCGCATGGATTAGTCCTTATCTTATTGACCATGGTTTGACACTACAACAAGCTGCCTATGTCACTACTGGCTACGGTGTAACCATAGCCATTGCATCATGGTTTTCTGGTGTGTTAGTTGAAATGTTTGGACCACGAAAAGTGATGCTGACAGGTACAGTTATCTATATCATTGGACAAATATTATTCATTAGTTGGGCTTTACCTTCTGAACAGTATTTTTTGATGATTATTACCTATAGTGTACGTGGATTTGGCTATCCTTTATTTGCATATGCTTTTCTCGTATGGATTACATATCGCTCACCTCAACACAAATTAGGAACCGCAGTCGGTTGGTTTTGGTTTGTATTTGTAGCAGGAATGTATGTTTTTGGTGCGTATTATTCATCTATTGCTATTAAAGTATTAGAGTATATTGGAACGTTATGGACCGCTTTAATTTGGGTCATCATTGGTGCCCTGTTAGCAATCGTTGCTAACAAAGACATCTTTGTTAAAAATGAAAGTCATTCACATAAAAATAAATGGCAACAACTTTTAGAAGGCTTCACAATCGTTGCATATGAGCCACGCGTCGTCGTTGCATGCTTAGTTCGCGTTATTAATTCTATAGCTACTTATGCTTTCCCTCTATTCTTACCTGTCTATTTGTCGGAAAAGGGTATCACAACGACCACTTGGCTGAATATTTGGGGCACTATTTTCACTTCAAATGTCATATTTAACCTTATATTTGGTTGGATTGGAGATAAATTGGGCTGGCGTACCACGATTCGTTGGTTTGGTGGTGTCGGCTGTGCCTTATTCACCATCGGCTTATATTTTGTACCTCAATGGTTCGGAGGAAATGTTATTCTTATCGCTATTATAGGTATACTTTGGGGAATTTGCCTTGCTGGATTTGTCCCAATCAACGCTTTAACCCCTTCATTAGTTGGCGATAGTCATAAAGGCGCGGCCATGTCTCTATTAAACTTAGGTGCCGGTTTATGCGTATTTATAGGACCTGGTCTTGTAGGATTATTACACGATACGATTGGAACACGAGGCCTGATGTGGTTAATAGCAGCTATTTATTTAAGTTCCGCTTTTCTAGTTCAACTTTTAAAAACACCAGAAGAACGCAATATCATCACAAAAGATCCGTACGCAGAAGGATAA